In Planococcus shixiaomingii, the DNA window TGGGCCTAAGTAATTAGGTCCTTTTCTTTTTGAGGTTTTTAATTGATAAAAAATTCATAAAATTTACATAAAATAATCACAATTTCATGGTTTTCTCTGCTATAATCAAACCATTAACACTCTAGCCTGTGACTCGTTTCATTCGAAAGGGAGAGGATTATAGTGGGTGAGAAGAATAGGGCGCCAATCATTTCCGTAAAAGTAATGTCATTCAATATCGCTCATGGATTAGGAATGGATGGTACGGTGAACTTGGAAAAAACGGCTTCTGTGATTGAAGATTCCTGCGCCGGCATTGTAGCCCTGCAAGAAGTAGATCGCCATTTTTCAGCACGCAGTTCTTTTATGGATCAAGTAGAATGGCTGAGTAAAAGGTTAGGGATGCACGCAGCTTTTGGCGCAACGCTAGACTTAGAGCCGGAAACTCCTGATATGCCGCGTCCACAGTACGGCAATGCAATCTTAAGCAAATATCCGATCAAGTATTTTGAAAACCATTTGTTGCGCCAAATAGTCACTCCTTTTGGCCATAATGAACAACGAGGAGTTCTTGAAGCAATTATTGAAATAAAAGGGTCTTATATTAGTGTTTATAATACACATTTGGCTTTAAAAGATGAAGAACTGGAAGTCAGCATTAGTGAACTGCTCGCCATTACAGGAAAAAGCCGGTTCCCTCGGATCGTTACAGGGGATTTCAATGCTGCACCAGACCATGAACAAATTAAAAAAATGAAGCAAGGTTTTACAGATGTCTTTTTGAAAATGAAAAGAGGGGATGCCTATACGTACCCGGCTCCTTATCATAATGAAAGTACTGGTGAACGTTCAAAGCCGGTAACCCGCATTGACTATATTTTTATGGACAGCGAACTTGATGTCGCACAGACAGCGGTTATGGATACCGCCGTTTCCGATCACATCCCGATTCTTGCAGATTTGATCGTCATGAGAACAAAAAAACTCACAGAACCACCGACAACTTCTGAACTTCAAAAAGCATAAAGTTTTACTATATAAAGAAAAGCCGGAAGCTTAAATGCTTCCGGCTTTTCTTTATGACTTATCTTCTAATATTAACGATTCGTAATAGTTTCCGGGTACATATCGTGGTTCATCATTCGGTAGGAAGCCATTTCTTCGTATTTTGTCCCCGGCTTGCCGTAGTTGGTGTAAGGGTCAATCGACAAACCACCGCGCGGGGTGAATTTGCCCCACACTTCGATATAGCGTGGATCCATCAATTTGATTAAGTCGTTCATGATGATGTTGACCACGTCTTCGTGGAAATCCCCGTGGTTGCGGAAGCTGAACAAGTAAAGCTTCAAGGATTTGCTTTCCACCAGTGTTTTGTCCGGAATGAAGCTTAAGTAAATTGTCGCGAAGTCAGGCTGTCCGGTTTGCGGGCACAGCGAAGTAAATTCTGGGCAATTGAACTTTACGAAATAATCACGTGTGTGCAAATTGTCGATTGGTTCGAGGATATCCGGATCGTATTCGAATTTGTATTTGGTGTTTTGATTGCCGAGAAGCGATAAGTGGTCGAGTGTGTCTTCGTTTCTTCCTGCCATTGAAAAGGCCTCCTTAAGATGCCGATTTGGGAGCGGCCTATAAAAAAACGGACAAAAGAAAAAGCCGAATCGCATTTGGATTTGGCTGAGTTTCAACAATCCATAGTTTTTTATAGAGGGTATAATGCTATGAACCTCTCCCGGTACCGGGTTATTTACTTTTACTAACTCATACTATAAGACTTTGCATTTAGTGTCAATTCCGGATTTTTTATTGAACTTCCTGCCCATGGGTCCCCGTCTTGCAGAGATGCCAGTTTTTATAATGAACTCCATCCTGTCTTATATTAATGTGGTAATTTTCGAGAAGCGGAGTAGAAAGTGGGCGGGGCGGCATCGCTTGGATGAGTATTTACTTAGTGTGCTTAATCGTTTTCCTGATGATTGAACACTGGGTTCCGGCCTCTTGCCAGGTTTGATTTCTCAAAATTAGGCAATATACAAAACAAGCAAGTTTTTGAGGAGGAATCACGATGACAGATGAACAACTAAACCAATTAAAAGATCAATTGACCGATCAAATGAACTCACTTGAAAGACGCGTTCAACATACAGAAGAGTTTGATACCACCGAACTTTCCAATTACGACAATCACCCTGGTGACAGCGGAACAGATTTATTTGATATGGAACGAGGTTTGGCGCTCACGCAATTTAAAGAAGAAGAGCTTAATGATACCAAAGCTGCCTTGGCAGCAATTGAAGCAGGAACATATGGGAAATGCATAGAATGCGGGAAAGAAATTCCTTTTGAGCGGCTGGAAGCGGTGCCGACAGCCTTGACTTGCATTGACCATGCGAAGCAGGAGCCGGATTTAGAGAGCCGCCCGCCTGAAGAAGATGTGCTGCAAGGAGATACCGGCCAACCGGTAAAACAGGAAGATACGCGCTTGGAAGATTTTACTGATAGTTTCCAAGAAGTTGAAGACTTTGGTTCTTCTGACGGCCCTCAAGATCAGCCGGGTGACGATGAGGACATGGAAGAATTTTACGAAGAGAAAAACAACGAC includes these proteins:
- the queF gene encoding preQ(1) synthase, with the protein product MAGRNEDTLDHLSLLGNQNTKYKFEYDPDILEPIDNLHTRDYFVKFNCPEFTSLCPQTGQPDFATIYLSFIPDKTLVESKSLKLYLFSFRNHGDFHEDVVNIIMNDLIKLMDPRYIEVWGKFTPRGGLSIDPYTNYGKPGTKYEEMASYRMMNHDMYPETITNR
- a CDS encoding endonuclease/exonuclease/phosphatase family protein translates to MGEKNRAPIISVKVMSFNIAHGLGMDGTVNLEKTASVIEDSCAGIVALQEVDRHFSARSSFMDQVEWLSKRLGMHAAFGATLDLEPETPDMPRPQYGNAILSKYPIKYFENHLLRQIVTPFGHNEQRGVLEAIIEIKGSYISVYNTHLALKDEELEVSISELLAITGKSRFPRIVTGDFNAAPDHEQIKKMKQGFTDVFLKMKRGDAYTYPAPYHNESTGERSKPVTRIDYIFMDSELDVAQTAVMDTAVSDHIPILADLIVMRTKKLTEPPTTSELQKA
- a CDS encoding TraR/DksA C4-type zinc finger protein produces the protein MTDEQLNQLKDQLTDQMNSLERRVQHTEEFDTTELSNYDNHPGDSGTDLFDMERGLALTQFKEEELNDTKAALAAIEAGTYGKCIECGKEIPFERLEAVPTALTCIDHAKQEPDLESRPPEEDVLQGDTGQPVKQEDTRLEDFTDSFQEVEDFGSSDGPQDQPGDDEDMEEFYEEKNND